The proteins below come from a single Limosilactobacillus reuteri genomic window:
- a CDS encoding 2,3-diphosphoglycerate-dependent phosphoglycerate mutase → MAKLVLIRHGQSEWNLSNQFTGWVDVDLSEKGVEQAKNAGKALKEHGIEFDYAYTSVLKRAIKTLHYALEECDQLWIPEYKTWRLNERHYGALQGHNKQKAAEKYGDEQVHIWRRSYDVLPPLLSADDEGSAAKDRRYANLDPRAIPGGENLKVTLERVIPLWQDEIAPKLLDNKNVIIAAHGNSLRALSKYIENISDEDIMNLEMATGQPVVYDFDDKLNVLSKEKY, encoded by the coding sequence ATGGCTAAATTAGTATTAATTCGTCACGGTCAAAGTGAATGGAACTTATCTAACCAATTTACTGGTTGGGTTGATGTTGATTTAAGTGAAAAGGGTGTTGAACAAGCAAAGAATGCTGGTAAAGCCCTTAAGGAACACGGCATTGAATTTGACTACGCATACACTTCTGTTTTGAAGCGTGCTATCAAGACTTTGCACTATGCTCTTGAAGAATGTGACCAATTATGGATCCCTGAATACAAGACTTGGCGTTTAAACGAACGTCACTATGGTGCACTTCAAGGCCACAACAAGCAAAAGGCCGCTGAAAAGTACGGTGACGAACAAGTTCACATTTGGCGTCGTTCATACGATGTATTACCTCCATTGCTAAGTGCTGACGATGAAGGTTCTGCTGCAAAGGATCGTCGTTACGCTAACTTAGACCCACGTGCTATTCCTGGTGGTGAAAACTTAAAGGTTACTTTGGAACGTGTTATTCCATTATGGCAAGATGAAATTGCGCCAAAGCTTTTGGACAACAAGAACGTTATCATCGCTGCCCACGGTAACTCTCTCCGTGCATTGAGCAAGTACATCGAAAACATTTCTGATGAAGACATCATGAACCTTGAAATGGCTACTGGTCAACCGGTTGTTTACGATTTTGATGACAAGCTTAACGTATTAAGCAAGGAAAAGTACTAA
- the purD gene encoding phosphoribosylamine--glycine ligase → MEKQVNVLVVGEGGREFAVAKKLQESPRVKQVYCAPGNVGMSTVGVVPIAIAETDFAKLIQFAKEHNVAWTFVGPEDCLVDGIVDEFKAAGLKVFGPDARAAQLEGSKDYALNFMNNYHVPTARHATYRDQTAAINNVGQFGFPVVIKENGLAGGKGVVIAKDRAEAIKTIKEMFVNGQARLVIEECLSGPEYSMFVLISNGHYRILPMAQDHKRAFDDDKGPNTGGMGAYSPLPQLSSAVRQQMIDEVLKPTIDGLVAGEYHYHGILYIGLILTDNGPKVIEYNVRLGDPETQVILPRMKTDLFELVDAAINDRPLPEVEENEDACFGVVLASKGYPTKPIHGQKLGTFPVDPNVTIDYANVAGTINDLKGAGGRLLMVIGKDDSLQKARDHVYGYLRQLDEPECFYRHDIGAKAGLQ, encoded by the coding sequence ATGGAAAAGCAGGTCAACGTATTAGTTGTAGGTGAAGGCGGTCGTGAATTTGCCGTGGCGAAAAAATTACAAGAAAGTCCCCGTGTTAAGCAAGTTTATTGTGCGCCAGGCAACGTGGGGATGTCGACTGTAGGAGTAGTTCCCATTGCAATTGCGGAAACTGACTTTGCTAAGCTGATTCAATTTGCTAAAGAACATAATGTTGCGTGGACATTCGTGGGCCCTGAGGATTGTTTGGTTGATGGGATTGTTGATGAATTTAAGGCCGCTGGATTAAAGGTTTTTGGTCCTGATGCGCGGGCTGCCCAATTAGAAGGCTCGAAAGACTATGCCCTTAATTTTATGAATAATTATCACGTTCCCACTGCCCGCCATGCGACATATCGGGATCAAACAGCAGCGATTAATAACGTTGGGCAATTTGGCTTTCCAGTAGTAATTAAAGAAAATGGTTTAGCTGGAGGAAAAGGGGTTGTCATTGCAAAAGATCGTGCAGAAGCAATTAAGACAATCAAAGAAATGTTTGTCAATGGTCAGGCGCGCCTTGTGATTGAAGAATGTCTATCAGGTCCTGAATATTCAATGTTTGTTTTGATTAGTAATGGCCACTACCGAATTTTGCCCATGGCTCAAGACCACAAACGAGCATTTGATGACGATAAAGGTCCTAATACTGGGGGGATGGGGGCTTATAGTCCCTTGCCACAACTTTCCTCAGCCGTTCGTCAACAGATGATTGATGAAGTACTTAAGCCAACAATTGATGGTTTGGTGGCTGGCGAGTATCACTACCATGGGATTTTATATATTGGCCTTATTTTGACTGATAATGGTCCAAAAGTGATTGAATATAATGTTCGTCTAGGTGATCCAGAGACCCAGGTGATTTTGCCCCGCATGAAAACCGACTTGTTCGAACTTGTAGACGCAGCAATTAATGATCGACCATTACCAGAAGTTGAAGAAAATGAAGATGCTTGTTTTGGTGTTGTTTTGGCATCGAAAGGGTATCCAACTAAGCCAATCCACGGCCAAAAGCTGGGAACATTTCCAGTTGATCCTAATGTTACTATTGATTACGCAAATGTTGCTGGAACAATTAATGACTTAAAAGGTGCAGGTGGACGTTTACTAATGGTGATCGGGAAAGATGATTCTCTTCAAAAAGCCCGCGATCACGTTTATGGCTACTTGCGCCAGCTTGATGAACCTGAATGTTTTTATCGTCATGATATTGGTGCAAAAGCTGGACTGCAATAA
- the purH gene encoding bifunctional phosphoribosylaminoimidazolecarboxamide formyltransferase/IMP cyclohydrolase, which produces MKRALVSVSDKQNLVPFVKGLVENGFEIISTGGTKRVLDEAGIETIGIEDVTHFPEILDGRVKTLNPYVHGGLLARRDLPEHMATLEKLNITPIDLVCVNLYPFKETIEKPGVELADAIENIDIGGPSMVRSAAKNYHDVTIVVDQADYDEVLAQIKEDGETSLATRARLAAKAFRHTAAYDSLISQYLTKQTGLEDPEKLTLSWDLKETMRYGENSHQKAWLYEDALPKAFSVLQAKQLHGKKLSYNNIKDADEALRCIREFDEPTVVAMKHMNPCGIGRGDSLVQAWDRAYEADPVSIFGGVIALNRQVDLATAEKMHKIFLEIVIAPGFDDDAFELLAKKKNIRLLSLDFSKKDEPTKHEVVSVMGGMLLQEQDTLKEDYHDWQCVTEKQPTEEQLKTLMFAWKAVKHAKSNAIVLANDERTLGVGEGQPNRIDSLKIAVKHAGEAIDDRTVMASDAFFPFGDCVEYAGQNGIKAIVQPGGSIRDQESIEMANKYGIAMVTTGIRHFRH; this is translated from the coding sequence ATGAAAAGAGCATTAGTAAGCGTTTCTGATAAGCAAAACCTGGTCCCATTCGTTAAAGGATTAGTTGAAAATGGTTTTGAAATTATCTCGACTGGTGGGACGAAGCGGGTTTTAGATGAAGCGGGAATTGAAACAATTGGGATTGAGGATGTTACTCATTTTCCGGAAATTCTTGATGGCCGCGTAAAGACTCTTAACCCATACGTCCATGGGGGACTATTGGCTCGCCGGGACTTACCAGAACACATGGCGACCCTCGAAAAACTTAATATTACGCCAATCGATTTAGTCTGTGTTAATCTTTATCCATTTAAAGAGACGATCGAAAAGCCGGGAGTGGAATTAGCCGATGCAATTGAAAATATTGATATTGGTGGTCCTAGCATGGTCCGCTCAGCTGCTAAAAACTATCATGATGTAACAATCGTGGTGGACCAAGCCGATTACGATGAAGTCTTAGCCCAGATCAAAGAAGATGGTGAAACATCATTAGCAACTCGAGCACGCTTAGCAGCGAAAGCCTTTCGTCATACGGCAGCCTATGATTCCCTCATCTCTCAATACCTTACAAAACAGACAGGGCTTGAAGATCCAGAAAAATTAACTTTAAGCTGGGATTTAAAAGAAACAATGCGTTATGGTGAAAATAGTCACCAAAAGGCTTGGTTATATGAAGACGCGCTTCCTAAGGCTTTTTCAGTTTTACAGGCTAAACAATTACATGGTAAGAAGCTTTCCTACAATAATATTAAAGATGCTGATGAAGCATTACGGTGCATTCGCGAATTTGATGAACCAACAGTTGTAGCGATGAAACATATGAACCCATGTGGCATTGGCCGAGGGGATAGTTTGGTTCAAGCTTGGGATCGTGCCTATGAAGCTGACCCTGTTTCTATTTTTGGGGGAGTGATTGCTCTTAATCGGCAAGTTGATTTAGCTACCGCCGAGAAAATGCACAAAATCTTTTTAGAAATTGTCATTGCACCCGGCTTTGACGATGATGCATTTGAGTTATTGGCAAAGAAGAAAAATATTCGTTTGTTGAGTCTGGACTTTAGTAAGAAGGATGAACCAACTAAACATGAAGTTGTTTCAGTGATGGGTGGAATGTTGTTGCAGGAACAAGACACGCTTAAGGAAGATTACCACGACTGGCAATGTGTTACTGAAAAGCAACCAACAGAGGAACAGCTTAAGACATTAATGTTTGCCTGGAAAGCAGTTAAGCATGCCAAATCAAATGCGATTGTCTTAGCAAATGATGAGCGGACATTAGGGGTCGGAGAAGGTCAACCTAACCGAATTGATTCATTGAAAATTGCCGTAAAACATGCTGGCGAGGCGATTGATGACCGGACAGTGATGGCATCGGATGCTTTCTTCCCATTTGGTGATTGTGTTGAATATGCGGGTCAAAATGGCATTAAGGCGATTGTTCAGCCAGGAGGATCAATTCGCGATCAAGAATCAATTGAGATGGCAAATAAGTACGGAATTGCAATGGTCACAACAGGCATTCGTCATTTCCGCCATTAA
- the purN gene encoding phosphoribosylglycinamide formyltransferase, with protein sequence MRVAILASGNGTNFEVLAQHFKNNDLPGELALLFCNHPDAPVMKRAARLGIPAESFTVKSCGGKQEYEEKLLGVLKKYQIDFIALAGYLRVIGPTILDHYAHQIINLHPAWLPEYPGLHSIERAFADQQAQTGVTVHYIDAGLDSGPIIAQEHVPILPTDTIETLEARVHETEHRLYPEALKQALEKEQH encoded by the coding sequence ATGAGAGTCGCAATTTTAGCATCAGGAAACGGAACGAATTTTGAAGTCTTAGCACAGCACTTCAAAAATAATGATCTTCCTGGTGAATTAGCATTACTATTCTGTAATCATCCAGATGCTCCGGTAATGAAAAGAGCTGCCCGACTGGGGATTCCGGCAGAAAGCTTTACGGTCAAATCTTGTGGGGGAAAACAGGAATACGAGGAAAAATTATTGGGAGTGTTGAAAAAGTATCAAATTGACTTTATTGCCCTTGCTGGTTATTTACGAGTAATTGGGCCCACTATTTTGGATCATTATGCTCACCAAATTATTAACCTTCATCCAGCATGGTTGCCAGAATATCCGGGACTACATTCGATTGAACGGGCATTTGCTGATCAACAAGCCCAGACAGGCGTCACCGTACACTATATTGATGCGGGACTCGATTCCGGCCCAATTATCGCCCAGGAACACGTCCCAATTTTACCAACTGATACTATTGAAACCTTAGAAGCACGGGTTCATGAAACTGAGCATCGGTTATATCCTGAAGCACTAAAGCAGGCATTAGAAAAGGAGCAACATTAA
- the purM gene encoding phosphoribosylformylglycinamidine cyclo-ligase has translation MSRYQDAGVDVNAGYELVHRIKDAVKSTDRPGVIGGIGSFGGMFDLEKLQVRHPVLVSGTDGVGTKLLIAQQMNKHDTIGIDVVAMCVNDVLAQGAEPITFLDYIATGHNDPAKMAAIVSGVATGCREAGATLIGGETAEMPDMYAANEYDLAGTVTGIAEKEELLTAAGPQKGDILLGLPSSGLHSNGFSLVRQILFKDNHVKLTDRPEALRGKTVGETILTPTRIYVQAVLPLVHRKLVHGISHITGGGLIENVPRMLGDNLQAVIDPGRWPQLPVFDYLRVLGGLTKEDCFEAFNMGIGMVLAVAPDQVAQVQEILSNKNMTSYQIGYLRHCLPDTKKIVIK, from the coding sequence ATGAGTCGTTATCAAGATGCAGGGGTGGATGTAAATGCCGGGTACGAACTTGTTCACCGTATTAAAGATGCAGTCAAATCAACTGATCGCCCAGGTGTGATTGGGGGAATTGGCAGCTTTGGGGGGATGTTTGACTTAGAAAAATTACAGGTACGGCATCCGGTCCTTGTCTCTGGCACTGATGGTGTGGGAACGAAACTCTTAATTGCCCAACAAATGAATAAGCACGATACAATCGGGATCGATGTTGTCGCAATGTGCGTTAATGATGTCTTGGCGCAGGGAGCGGAACCAATAACATTTCTCGACTACATTGCGACCGGCCATAATGATCCGGCTAAGATGGCAGCGATTGTTAGCGGAGTAGCGACTGGTTGCCGAGAAGCTGGAGCCACTTTAATTGGTGGAGAAACAGCAGAAATGCCAGATATGTATGCAGCCAATGAGTATGACCTGGCAGGAACAGTAACAGGGATAGCAGAAAAAGAAGAACTTCTTACCGCTGCTGGACCGCAAAAAGGTGATATTTTACTTGGCCTCCCATCAAGTGGCTTGCATTCCAATGGCTTTTCCCTTGTCCGGCAGATCTTATTTAAGGATAATCACGTCAAATTAACTGATCGCCCAGAAGCCTTGAGAGGAAAGACGGTAGGAGAAACGATTCTGACTCCTACTAGGATTTATGTTCAAGCGGTCTTGCCATTAGTCCATCGCAAATTGGTTCATGGGATTAGCCATATTACTGGTGGAGGATTGATTGAAAATGTTCCCCGGATGTTAGGAGATAACTTGCAAGCGGTGATTGATCCTGGTCGGTGGCCACAGCTTCCGGTCTTTGACTATTTGCGGGTGCTAGGAGGCCTTACTAAGGAAGATTGTTTCGAAGCATTTAACATGGGAATAGGAATGGTCTTAGCAGTAGCACCAGATCAAGTAGCACAAGTTCAAGAGATACTATCAAATAAAAACATGACAAGTTATCAAATTGGTTATCTTCGTCATTGTTTACCAGATACAAAAAAGATTGTTATCAAGTGA
- the purF gene encoding amidophosphoribosyltransferase, translated as MPTEIKGLNEECGVFGVFDAANASQLTYYGLHTLQHRGQEGAGIVSTDGTELYQHRDRGLLAKVFADPAELKRLKGNAAIGHVRYGTSGHNSIANVQPFLFHFHDGAVALAHNGNLTNAVTLRRELENEGAVFQSDSDTEILIHLIRKYINEGFIPALKKSLNLVHGGFAYLLLQKDRLIAALDPNGIRPLCIGRLENGAYVVASETCALDIISAQFVRDVLPGELIVIDKNGLHIDHYTTQTQLAICSMEYIYFARPDSIIHGVTVHNARKRMGKLLAKEHPVDADMVIGVPNSSLSAASGYAEESGLPYEMGLIKSQYVARTFIQPTQELRELGVHMKLSAVRGVVKGKRVVVVDDSIVRGTTSKQIVQMLKRAGAKEVHMLISSPPFKFPCFYGIDVSTRSELMAAHYSIEEMRQLIGADSLNFLSIDSLIKAINVPDAGDAPNGGLTVAYFDGKYPTPLYDYEEGYLKSLSEQERLARKG; from the coding sequence GTGCCAACTGAAATCAAAGGATTAAATGAAGAATGTGGGGTCTTTGGGGTTTTTGATGCGGCTAACGCTAGTCAATTAACCTATTACGGCCTGCATACTCTTCAGCACCGTGGCCAAGAAGGAGCCGGTATTGTCTCAACTGATGGAACGGAACTTTATCAGCACCGTGACCGAGGATTGTTGGCGAAAGTGTTTGCTGATCCGGCTGAGCTTAAACGATTAAAAGGAAACGCTGCGATTGGCCATGTTCGTTATGGGACAAGTGGACATAATTCGATTGCTAATGTTCAACCCTTCCTTTTTCACTTTCATGATGGTGCTGTTGCCCTTGCCCACAATGGTAATTTAACTAATGCTGTTACCCTTCGTCGTGAATTGGAAAATGAAGGGGCAGTTTTCCAGTCAGATTCTGATACGGAAATTTTAATTCACCTTATCCGGAAATATATTAATGAAGGTTTTATTCCTGCTTTGAAGAAAAGCCTCAACCTTGTCCATGGTGGATTTGCCTACCTATTACTGCAAAAAGATCGGTTGATTGCGGCTTTGGATCCTAATGGGATTCGTCCTTTATGTATTGGAAGGTTAGAAAATGGTGCTTATGTTGTTGCTAGTGAGACTTGTGCTTTAGATATTATTAGTGCTCAATTTGTGCGTGATGTTTTACCAGGAGAATTAATAGTTATTGATAAAAATGGGCTACATATTGACCATTACACTACCCAAACTCAGCTGGCAATTTGCTCAATGGAGTATATCTATTTTGCCCGTCCTGATTCTATTATTCATGGGGTAACGGTACATAATGCGCGGAAACGAATGGGAAAGTTATTAGCAAAGGAACATCCGGTTGATGCTGATATGGTGATTGGAGTACCTAACTCATCGTTGTCTGCTGCTAGTGGATATGCTGAAGAAAGTGGCCTTCCATATGAAATGGGGTTAATAAAGAGCCAATATGTTGCGCGAACGTTTATTCAACCAACTCAAGAGTTACGGGAGTTAGGCGTTCATATGAAACTGTCAGCTGTCCGCGGAGTTGTAAAAGGAAAAAGAGTGGTAGTAGTCGACGATTCGATTGTGCGCGGAACAACTTCTAAGCAGATTGTCCAGATGCTAAAAAGAGCTGGGGCTAAAGAAGTTCATATGCTTATCTCCTCACCACCATTTAAGTTTCCGTGTTTCTATGGGATTGACGTATCAACACGTTCAGAACTGATGGCTGCTCATTACTCCATTGAAGAAATGCGGCAGTTAATTGGTGCAGATTCTCTTAATTTCTTGAGTATTGATAGTTTAATCAAAGCAATTAACGTACCAGATGCAGGAGATGCTCCTAATGGTGGACTTACCGTGGCTTATTTTGATGGGAAGTACCCAACGCCACTTTATGATTATGAAGAAGGGTACTTAAAGTCGTTAAGCGAACAAGAGCGATTAGCAAGAAAGGGGTAA
- the purL gene encoding phosphoribosylformylglycinamidine synthase subunit PurL, with protein sequence MKQAMTPEEIKEKKPYLDWSLTEAEYDYIRTQLLGRLPNYTETGLFSAMWSEHCSYKKSKPVLRLFPNKNERVLQGPGEGAGVVDIDDGQAVVFKAESHNHPTTVEPYQGAATGVGGILRDIFSMGARPIASLDSLHFGELDNSTTRMKVTNTVRGIGDYGNCMGIPTIAGETTFDPCYQGNILCNAMSVGLMDQKDIQQGRAAGIGNAVMYVGAKTGRDGIHGATFASADFNDENTTQRSAVQVGNPFMEKLLLEACLDLIRNHPDWLVGIQDMGAAGIVSSSAEMASEGKSGMELNLDLVPQREPGMSAYEIMLSESQERMLLCVKKGHEEDVKKIFDFYDLEAVTIGRITAGHDYVLFHDGEEVCHIPVSSLTDDVLEEESLEKKPARIELAEQQPAWIPDVDNVAEVLTALLAQSTIADKSSLYQQYDSQVRTNTVAGPGSDAGVLRIRGTHKGLAMTTDGNGRFVYLSPEVGGQIALVEAAANIIASGAEPLAITDCLNYGDPTDPEIFWELHQSVQGMADACREFNTPVISGNVSLYNENNGQAIHPTPMVGMVGLIKNIDRVIPSFVQYPGDKVYLVGQTRDDYAGSELQKMMTGDISGIVKSFDLHHVHQYMQRLLTTMENGLVSSAHDLSEGGLGVALAETVFKTDLGLKVDFADQPAARLFSETPGRFIVTVAPENATEFEQALGKDAHLIGEVTNSHWLMVKLANGELNESVAKLQKTWEEAIPCQLKSKD encoded by the coding sequence ATGAAGCAAGCAATGACCCCGGAAGAGATTAAAGAAAAGAAACCATACTTAGATTGGAGCTTGACAGAAGCAGAATATGATTACATTCGTACCCAGCTCTTGGGGCGATTACCCAATTATACTGAAACTGGCTTGTTTTCTGCGATGTGGAGTGAGCACTGTTCATATAAAAAGTCAAAGCCGGTTCTGCGTCTCTTCCCTAATAAAAATGAGCGAGTATTGCAAGGTCCCGGAGAAGGAGCAGGGGTTGTTGATATTGATGATGGACAAGCGGTGGTATTCAAAGCTGAAAGTCACAATCATCCGACAACTGTTGAACCTTATCAAGGAGCAGCAACCGGTGTCGGTGGGATTCTACGGGACATTTTCAGCATGGGGGCACGACCAATCGCTTCCCTTGATTCCCTCCATTTCGGTGAATTAGATAATTCGACAACGCGGATGAAAGTAACTAATACTGTTCGGGGAATTGGTGATTACGGTAATTGTATGGGAATTCCTACAATTGCGGGTGAAACAACATTTGATCCATGCTACCAGGGCAATATTCTGTGTAATGCAATGAGTGTTGGCTTAATGGACCAAAAAGATATCCAGCAGGGTCGCGCTGCCGGAATTGGAAATGCAGTGATGTATGTCGGCGCTAAAACCGGCCGTGATGGAATTCATGGCGCCACCTTTGCTTCCGCAGACTTTAATGATGAAAATACGACGCAACGTTCGGCGGTTCAAGTTGGTAATCCTTTTATGGAAAAACTCTTATTAGAAGCCTGTCTTGACCTTATTAGAAATCATCCAGACTGGTTAGTAGGAATCCAAGATATGGGGGCAGCAGGGATTGTTTCTTCAAGTGCGGAAATGGCTTCCGAAGGTAAAAGTGGAATGGAGCTAAATTTGGATCTTGTTCCGCAACGTGAACCCGGGATGTCGGCTTATGAAATTATGCTTAGTGAATCCCAAGAACGGATGCTACTTTGCGTAAAAAAAGGTCATGAAGAAGATGTCAAAAAGATTTTTGATTTTTACGATCTTGAAGCGGTTACAATTGGCCGGATTACTGCGGGTCATGATTATGTTCTCTTTCATGATGGTGAAGAAGTATGTCATATCCCAGTGTCGAGTTTAACGGATGACGTACTAGAAGAAGAAAGCCTCGAAAAAAAGCCTGCGCGGATTGAATTAGCCGAACAGCAGCCAGCGTGGATTCCAGATGTTGATAACGTTGCTGAAGTTTTAACTGCCTTGCTTGCTCAGTCAACGATTGCGGATAAAAGTAGTCTTTATCAGCAATATGATTCTCAAGTACGGACAAACACAGTGGCTGGGCCCGGGAGTGATGCTGGGGTTCTGCGGATTCGTGGAACACATAAAGGGTTAGCGATGACAACTGATGGGAACGGTCGGTTTGTTTACCTTAGTCCAGAAGTTGGTGGACAAATTGCCTTAGTTGAAGCAGCTGCCAACATAATTGCCAGTGGAGCTGAGCCGTTAGCAATTACTGACTGCTTAAATTATGGTGACCCAACTGATCCAGAAATTTTCTGGGAACTTCATCAATCTGTTCAAGGGATGGCTGATGCTTGCCGTGAATTTAATACCCCGGTTATTTCTGGGAATGTTTCTTTATATAACGAAAACAATGGGCAAGCAATTCATCCGACGCCGATGGTTGGAATGGTTGGTCTAATTAAAAATATTGATCGCGTAATTCCTTCGTTTGTCCAATACCCGGGAGATAAGGTTTATCTAGTGGGCCAAACTCGTGATGATTATGCGGGGTCTGAGTTGCAAAAAATGATGACCGGCGATATTAGCGGAATTGTTAAGTCATTTGACCTTCACCATGTTCATCAATATATGCAACGTTTACTGACGACGATGGAGAACGGCCTTGTTTCCAGTGCCCATGATTTGAGTGAAGGTGGTCTCGGAGTAGCCTTAGCAGAAACGGTCTTCAAAACTGATTTAGGGTTGAAAGTTGACTTTGCTGATCAGCCAGCAGCTCGCCTGTTTAGTGAGACTCCTGGAAGATTTATCGTGACGGTTGCTCCTGAAAATGCAACCGAATTCGAACAGGCATTAGGAAAAGATGCACACCTAATTGGAGAAGTTACAAATAGCCACTGGTTAATGGTTAAACTGGCAAATGGTGAACTCAATGAAAGTGTTGCAAAATTACAAAAAACATGGGAGGAGGCAATTCCGTGCCAACTGAAATCAAAGGATTAA
- the purQ gene encoding phosphoribosylformylglycinamidine synthase subunit PurQ has product MKIAVVVFPGSNCDVDLYEALHSVCHADVEYVSHRQKSLAGFDAVMLPGGFSYGDYLRAGAIARFTNIMPAIIKMANEGKPVFGTCNGFQILTEAGLLPGGLKRNDSQRFVCKTVPLEVVNSHTLFTSHYQDHERIALPIAHADGSYYADEKTLDELEANNQIVFRYATENPNGSLRNIAGITNKHGNVLGMMPHPERAVETILGSTDGLRLFESLLENGRIKVEA; this is encoded by the coding sequence ATGAAAATTGCGGTGGTTGTTTTTCCAGGATCCAATTGCGATGTGGATTTATATGAAGCCCTTCATTCCGTTTGCCATGCAGATGTGGAGTATGTTTCTCACCGGCAAAAAAGTTTAGCTGGTTTTGATGCTGTGATGTTACCAGGAGGATTTTCCTATGGTGATTATCTACGAGCTGGCGCAATTGCTCGGTTTACCAATATCATGCCTGCAATAATCAAGATGGCAAATGAGGGGAAACCAGTCTTTGGAACGTGTAACGGATTTCAAATTTTGACAGAAGCAGGTCTTTTGCCAGGCGGACTCAAACGCAATGATAGCCAACGCTTTGTTTGCAAAACTGTTCCTTTAGAAGTAGTGAACTCGCACACTCTTTTTACTAGTCATTACCAGGATCACGAACGAATCGCATTACCAATTGCGCATGCCGATGGTAGTTACTATGCAGATGAAAAAACATTAGATGAACTGGAAGCAAATAATCAAATTGTTTTTCGTTACGCGACTGAAAATCCAAATGGTAGTTTACGCAACATTGCTGGAATTACTAATAAGCACGGAAATGTCTTAGGCATGATGCCCCATCCTGAACGGGCAGTAGAAACTATTCTTGGCAGTACGGATGGCTTACGGTTATTTGAATCCTTGTTAGAAAACGGCAGAATTAAAGTGGAGGCATAG
- the purS gene encoding phosphoribosylformylglycinamidine synthase subunit PurS has product MVNVRIFVTYKQSVFDPQGETIKDAIHSLGHDEVTAVKVGKFFDVTLDTNEDEVATAVKEIADQLLVNFNMETYTYQVMEEA; this is encoded by the coding sequence ATGGTCAATGTTCGGATTTTCGTAACATATAAGCAATCAGTCTTTGATCCGCAGGGAGAAACAATTAAGGATGCGATCCATTCTCTAGGTCATGATGAAGTAACTGCCGTTAAAGTTGGAAAATTCTTTGACGTTACCTTGGATACAAATGAGGATGAGGTAGCAACGGCAGTAAAAGAAATTGCCGATCAGCTCCTTGTTAATTTCAATATGGAAACTTATACATACCAAGTTATGGAGGAAGCCTAG
- the purC gene encoding phosphoribosylaminoimidazolesuccinocarboxamide synthase — translation MEKLLYTGKAKQMWQTEDPAVLRVVYLDQATALNGKKKDHFTGKGKAANAISSLVFGYLMKQGIETHFIKKLSTNEDLVKKCEMFPLEFVTRNVIAGHFASRYGLSEGEELPSPVEETFYKSDELNDPFINESATIALKIASKEELAQMWGICRKVNNLLKPLFAKANLRLVDFKLEFGRLSDGKIILADEFSPDNCRLWDLTTKQHMDKDVYRRKLADLTQTYDEVLERLEAVMKEEA, via the coding sequence ATGGAGAAGTTATTGTATACCGGCAAGGCAAAGCAGATGTGGCAAACTGAGGATCCAGCGGTTTTACGAGTAGTTTATCTGGACCAAGCTACCGCCCTCAACGGAAAAAAGAAGGATCACTTTACTGGTAAGGGTAAGGCTGCCAATGCTATTTCTTCCCTCGTTTTTGGTTACTTAATGAAGCAAGGAATTGAGACCCACTTTATTAAGAAACTATCAACTAACGAAGACCTTGTAAAAAAATGTGAGATGTTCCCGCTTGAATTTGTAACGCGGAATGTAATTGCTGGCCATTTTGCAAGTCGGTATGGACTTTCAGAAGGGGAAGAGCTTCCTTCACCAGTTGAGGAAACGTTCTATAAAAGCGATGAGCTTAATGATCCCTTTATCAATGAATCCGCAACGATTGCTCTTAAGATTGCCAGCAAAGAGGAGCTTGCGCAAATGTGGGGGATCTGTCGGAAGGTCAATAACTTACTTAAACCATTATTTGCTAAAGCTAATTTACGGTTGGTTGACTTCAAACTCGAATTTGGCCGTTTAAGTGATGGCAAGATTATTCTTGCAGATGAATTTTCGCCAGATAACTGTCGGTTATGGGATCTGACAACTAAGCAACATATGGATAAAGACGTATATCGACGCAAACTTGCTGATTTAACCCAAACATATGATGAGGTATTGGAACGATTAGAAGCAGTGATGAAGGAGGAAGCATAA